The Mobula hypostoma chromosome 22, sMobHyp1.1, whole genome shotgun sequence genome includes a region encoding these proteins:
- the LOC134336386 gene encoding myeloid-associated differentiation marker-like protein 2 — protein MEPRGPFLNPAAVLSPLGLVRVLQSVACCIALSLVAHDGGSEGAPGHFCMFSWGFSLALSALIVCFEFTRLHSCLSLSWDNFTISIALLAALMNLTATVVYPVYYVDLNCQDCRSRDFRISATVCSAVACIVYGLEVHFTRARPGHLAGYMATTPGLLKVVQAYVACIIFGALLNDSEYGRYAATQWCVAVYSVCFIFTVLVIGLNVSGRAALVHCPLGRMVVLHTFFSALLYLSAAIVWPIFCFDSKYGSPERPASCSRGHCPWDSQLVIAIFTYVNLILYVADLVYSQKILYVTQS, from the coding sequence ATGGAGCCCCGGGGGCCGTTCCTGAACCCCGCGGCCGTGCTCTCGCCCCTGGGGCTGGTGCGCGTCCTGCAGAGCGTGGCTTGCTGCATCGCCCTCAGCCTGGTGGCTCACGACGGGGGCTCAGAGGGAGCCCCCGGCCACTTCTGCATGTTCTCTTGGGGCTTCAGCCTGGCTCTCAGCGCCCTGATCGTCTGCTTCGAATTCACCCGCCTACACAGCTGCCTGAGCCTATCGTGGGACAACTTCACCATCTCCATCGCCCTGTTGGCAGCCTTGATGAACCTGACGGCCACCGTGGTCTACCCGGTCTATTACGTGGATCTGAACTGCCAGGACTGCCGCTCCAGGGACTTCAGGATCTCGGCCACCGTCTGCTCGGCCGTCGCCTGCATCGTCTACGGCTTGGAGGTACATTTCACCCGGGCCAGACCGGGACACTTGGCCGGTTACATGGCCACCACGCCCGGGCTGCTGAAGGTGGTCCAAGCGTACGTGGCCTGCATCATCTTCGGCGCCTTGCTCAACGACAGCGAGTACGGTCGCTACGCGGCCACCCAGTGGTGTGTGGCGGTTTACTCGGTCTGCTTCATCTTCACCGTGCTGGTCATCGGGCTGAACGTGTCGGGGAGGGCGGCCCTCGTCCACTGCCCCCTGGGCAGAATGGTGGTGCTGCACACTTTCTTCTCCGCCCTGCTGTACCTGAGCGCCGCTATCGTCTGGCCCATCTTCTGCTTCGACAGCAAGTACGGCTCGCCGGAGCGGCCGGCCAGCTGCAGCCGCGGCCACTGCCCCTGGGACAGCCAGCTGGTCATCGCCATCTTCACCTACGTCAACCTCATCCTGTACGTGGCCGACCTGGTGTACTCGCAGAAGATCCTGTACGTGACCCAGTCCTGA